In Terriglobia bacterium, the sequence TGAGAACCTCGGCGTCAGTGCAGATGTGACCTTCGTGACTGACAGTGTCGTGCACGGACCGGAGCGCGCAGTTGTGCCCGCGGGCGTAGAGTGCAAGAGGATTGAGGACACAAAGAGCGGCAAGGAACACGAGCGGCGAAACAGACAAGGCAACCCCCCAATGGCGTAACGAGGGAACCCGAGGCCCAGATGATTCCTGCTGGTGCTATGAAGGTGTCCGAAAAGCGGAAAGTAAGTTGCGGGACAGTATCACGTTGAGAAGGACGTCACAAGGGGTTGTGATGTGGAAAACGCGGTCCGTAGTTCGGTTCGTTGTTTCGGTCCTGGTGGTGCGCGCCTCAACTCGCCCCCCTCGCGCCGAACTGCGCATGACCAAGGGTAGGCACCGCTGCTTTGGGTCGAGTGAAACTCTTATACGTTCATCGAAATTTCACTGTAGAAATCGGCCATGGTGGTTTGACTTCCGTTCTGGCGCGTTGCTATAGTTTTGGAGTCCCGTTCGCGTACTTCGCAAGTGGGATCCGACCGCTGGAACGTCCCTTCACCTGTCCTGATTCGACTCCCACCAGCAGTCTGCAATTTAATTGGCCCCCATTCGTCTCCCCTTTGCGAATGGGATGATGCAAACCGATGGCTTTCGAAGAAACCCGTAACGACTCTCTGCCCTCTAACGCTCCTGAACAGTCACATAGCAGCACGCCCGTGGATACTGCGCAAGAGCACGCCGAAACACCAGAACAGACAGAACCAGCGCACGCTGAAGCACCGCAAACGGCTTCAGACGGCGCGCCTCAGCCAGTAGCGGGGACCGACAGCACTCATACCCAGGAGCCGCCCAGCGCGGGCGCGCCGAAACGTGAAGAAACCAAAATGACGGAAGATTTCGCAACCGCACTCGAAACATTCGAACAAGAACAGACGGAGGCTGCGCAGCACGAGGATCGCGTGATCCACGGGACTGTGATCAGCGTCGTCCCCGGCAAGCACCTGGTGGTCGACATTGGGACCAAGAGCGAAGGCGTAGTGCCGATCGCCGAGGTCACGGACCACGAAGGCAACGTGAAGTTCAATCCCGGCGACCCGATCGACGTGATGACGGAGAAGGGTCACACCGAGGAAGGCTACGTGAACCTCTCGTTCCAGAAGGCGCAGAGGATTCACGCGTGGGACGAGATCGAGAAGGCGTATAACGAGAAATCTCCGATCAAGGTGCACGTTATTGACCGTATTAAAGGCGGTCTGACGGTGGACATCCTGGGCGCGCGGGCGTTCCTGCCCGGGTCGCAGGTGGACGTACGGCCAGTGCGCAACCTGGAAGGCTACAAGAACCAGGAAATGGAAGTCCGCGTAATTAAGCTGAACAAGAAGCGCGGGAACATCGTGGTGAGCCGCAAGGCGATTTTGGACGAAGAGATTTCGGCGAAGCGCGGACAAACACTGCAGCACCTGGAAGAGGGCGCGGTGCTGACGGGAACCGTCAAGAACCTGACTGACTACGGCGCGTTCGTGGACCTCGGCGGGATCGATGGGCTGCTGCATATCACCGACATGTCGTGGGGGCGCCTGACGCATCCGCGCGACCTGGTGCAGGTGGGCGACCAGATCCAGGTGAAGGTTCTGAAGTTCGATAAGGACAAGCAGCGGGTTTCGCTGGGCTTTAAGCAGTTGACGCCGGACCCGTGGCTGGATGCAGCGGAGCGGTATCCGATTGGCGCGCATGTGAAGGGACGCGTGATCTCTGTGACCGACTACGGCGCGTTTATCGAGCTGGAACAGGGCATCGAAGGTCTGGTGCACGTCAGCGAGATGACGTGGTCGAAGCGGATGAAGCATCCGTCGAAGATCGTGAACGTCGGCGATACGGTGGAGACGGTAGTGCTGAACGTGAACCCTGGAGAGCGCAGGATTTCGCTGGGCATGAAGCAGCTGGAGACGAATCCGTGGGAGTCGCTGCATGAGAAGTTCCCAGTCGGATCGACGGTCGAAGGTAAGGTTCGGAACCTGACGGACTTCGGCGCGTTCATCGAGATCGAAGATGGGATCGATGGGCTGGTGCACGTCAGCAACTTGAGCTGGACGAAACGGGTGAAGCATCCGTCGGAAGTACTGAAGAAGGGCGACAAGGTGAAGGCCGTGGTGCTGGCGATCGAGCCGGATAACCGTCGGCTAAGCCTCGGCGTGAAGCAGCTGCAGCCGGATGTTTGGGACACCTTCTTCGATCAGCATCGGGTGGGCGACGTGGTTCATGGCAAGGTTCTGCGGCTGGCGAGCTTTGGAGCATTCGTTGAGATCGCCGATGGCGTCGAGGGTCTGTGCCATAACAGCGAAGCGACGGACGCGAACGAGCAACCGGTGAAGCTCGAGCCGAACCAGGAGTTCGACTTCAAGATCATCAAGATGAACCAGGCGGAAAAGAAGGTCGGGTTGAGCCTGCGCGCCGCGGGCGAAGAGCCGACACGACAGGAGGTCGAGAGCTATAAGCACTCGAGCGCAACGCCGGGGACTTCGACGATTGGGGAACTGATTGATTGGGGACGGAAAGATAGAGAATAGTTCTCAGTTCCGGTACCCAGTTTTCAGTTAAATTCAAAAGCAAAGGCCACTCCGGAATGGGTGGCCTTTTTCAGGTTCGGTGGAGCGAATATACGCGAGCTTCGCTCGGGCGCCCAGCCGGGCGGCTGGGCCTACATCAAACAGCTATTTTGTGTTTACTCTGAGGTTGATGTGGGATTGGGGTCGGCTGTCGAAGGAGCTTACGGTCTTGGTGTCGCTCTTGGCGCCCTGGAACTCGGCCCAGAGCTCATAGTCAACATTGGGTGAGAGCGCCGTGAAGCGATAGGCGGCATCTTTGCCCACGATGAAGGTCTTCACGCTCAGCGTCTTGGTATTCTTCAGGTAGACGATTGCATCGGACAGCGGTTGATCCGCTTTGTTGAAGACGAATCCTACCACGGTTTTTCCGCCAGCCTGTGCCTGGGCGGCTGGCGCAAACATTGTTGCCGCGACGGCGAGTGCCAGAGCAAGAAGCGATAGCGTCAGTGTACGTTTCACGAAGCCTCCGACAAGCGGTTCTCAGTTCAGAAAAAGCAGTTCTCAGTTCTCATTTTGCAGGGCCCATAGTTAACGCCAGTACTGACCTCAGCGGCCAGAACCGCCGCTGAAACGAGGCCCTTAACGCGGCGCTGAAGCGCTGCTCCACCCAAAGCCGAGCCCTCCCCAGCATTGTACAGAACCTATCTATGTAGCTGGTCAGCTACCTGGTTAGATGCAGGCTGATGTCGCGACGCTCATCGTATTCGATATGTACTTTGGTTTCAGGCTTTTGCTGGCCCTTGGGGACCTTGATATCGGCCCAAACGATGTAGTCGGCCTTGCCCACGGGAACGCGCTGAGCGAACTCGCCCTGGTGGTCCGACATGAGTTCCCATTTGGCCTTTTTCTGATCGGCGCGGCGGATCTTGATGGGGACGCCATAGACGGGGCGGTCGCCCTTGTCCCAGACGGTTCCGTAAATCAGGGCGTAATCGTGCTTGGCTTTTTTCTGATCGGTCCGATTCTTTTGTTCGGTTTGTGGCGCGGGCGTTTCCTGTACTACGGCGAGCACAGAGGAGGCGAACGAAAGCGCGAAGGCGAGGGCCAGCGCAGCGCTGAGCGGCTTAGCCCTCATCTTCATCATCTTCGCCAAGGTCGTCGTCCTCATCGTCTTCTTCGGAGATGCGAGCGAGTTCGAGGGGTTCGACACCTACGACCTCGAAGTCGGTACCGCATTCTGTGCAGGAGACGATTTCGCCTTCATCGAGTTCATCTTCTTCGATGTCGAGATCGGTCTCGCATTCTGGGCATAAAACCATGACTGCGTTCCTCCAGGGGATTGGTGCCTTTGCCTGTGAAAAAGATGCAGGCGATCTAGGCGGCGTCGCGCTTTTATCTATAGAATTTCCAGCAGCAAAGCGTCAAGAGCGGAAATGCAAGACTCCACTCAATTCCTGATGAATGAGAGCGGAAATTTATGATGAGCGCAAGCAAAATCGTCGCCAAGTTTGCGGTAGTGATGATGCTGGGGTCCCTGATGGTTGCTCAAGAACATGCGGACACGAAGAACAAAGACACACGTCTGCAAAAAGCGGCAGATGTGGGGCACCGGATGAAGGTTGATCCGCAGATCGTTGCGGCGATGAAGAAAGTCTCTGCTGAGAAGCTGAAAGCGAATAACGAGAAGCTGGTTTCGTTTGGAACACGGCAGACGCTATCGGTAAAGCTTCCGACGGATTCTCCTCGTGGGATCGTCAAGGCTGCGGACTGGATCAAGTCGCAATTCGAGGAATACTCGAAGGCGTGCGGCGGGTGTCTCGAAGTAAAGACACAGACGGAAACGCAGCCAGTTTCCAGCCGGATTCCCGAGGCCACACCGATCACGAACGTTTACGCGATGCTGAAGGGGACCGACCCGGAGAGCGCGAAGCGAATTTTCGTGGTTTCCGGACATTATGATTCGCGGGATTCGGAGACTAACGATTACGAGAAGGACGCGCCGGGCGCGAACGACGACGGAAGCGGCACCGTACTGGTGTTGGAAGCGGCCCGGGTGCTGAGCCAGTACAAGTTCCCGGCGACGATCATCTTCCTTACGGTTGCAGGCGAGGAGCAGGGACTGTACGGCTCGAAGAACTTCGCGAAGATGGCGAAGGCGGAGAGTTGGGACATTGAGGCGGACCTGAATAACGATATCGTGGGTGGCGATAAGTCGCCGGGGCAGGATCCGATGAAGGTACGCGTGTTCTCGGAGGGGATTCCAGTGGCGGCGACGCCACAGGAGATTCGCAGGATTCGGGCACTGGGGGAGGAGAACGATTCCATTTCTCGGCAGGTGGCACGATACGTCTACGAGATCGGACACGCGTATTCCGCGGGACCGGGATTCCATCCGGTGATGGAGTATCGGCCGGATCGCTACCTGCGCGGGGGCGATCAGAGTTCGTTCAATGAAGAAGGGTTCGCGGCCGTGCGATTTACGGAGTGGCGCGAGAACTACAATCACCAGCATCAGACCCCACGAACAGAGAACGGCATCGAATATGGGGACTGGCCGAAGTTCGTGGATTTTCCGTATGTGGCGAAGGTGACGAGGCTGGAAGTGGCAACGCTGATGTCGCTGGCCGAGGCTCCGGCGCCGCCGGCGAATGTGAAGTTGCTGCTACGGCGACTGACGAACGATACGGACTTGGCGTGGGATCCCTCGCCGGGCGGGCGAGTGGCGTACTACGAGGTGGTGTGGCGTCCAACCGATGAACCAAATTGGACCGACAGCAAGAACGTGGGGACCGCCACGACAGCAACACTGCCGATTTCGAAGGATAATGTAGTGTTCGGGGTTCGAGCGGTGGACGCTAAGGGACATAAGAGTTTGGTGGTGGCACCCCAGCCGGGAAGGTAAAGCGGTTGCTGGTTATTCGTGGCTGGTTGCTGGTAAGACCCACATCTGCTGACTGCGGCAGCTGTGGGTCATGAGATGCAGGTCCCTCGACTACGCCGCGCAACTGAGGCGCGGCTCCGCTCGGGACGACGGTATATACGATGACGGAAACAACTTAAGATTGGGGACGGAATGGCACGTAGGTCAAGCATGAGCAGCATGGGGTTTCCGCCGTTCACCTACATGGTGAAGTGGCTGATTGCCATTAACTGTGCGGTGTTCCTGCTGATGTTATTGGGGTCGGGGCTGAACTTTCTGAGCACGGGAGATGTGTACTTCGCGCTCGGGTTGGTTCCGAAGCTGATTGTCCACGGATGGATCTGGCAGTTGGTTACGTACTCGTTCATTCATGCCGGATTGTGGCACCTGTTGTTTAACATGCTGACGCTGTGGATGTTCGGCTCGCAGTTTGAGATGGACTGGGGGCGAAAGCAGTTCCTGGAGTTCTATTTATTCTGCGTGGTTGGCGCGGCGCTGACGAGCATCTTTGTTGGTTATGGCGCGCTTGCCATCTACCAGGGCTACCAGGCGCCGCTGATCCGCAGCATTGCGGGCCTGATTGTTACACCGACAATCGGCGCGAGCGGGGGCATCTTCGGCATCCTGCTGGCGTACGGAATTATTTACGGCAATCGCGAAATCCTGCTGTGGTTCGTCCTGCCGGTGAAAGCGAAGTACCTGGTCGCGGCATTCATCTTCATCGCGCTGGTGGGCGCGCTGGGTGAGACAGGCGGAGTGGCGAACTTTGCACATCTTGGCGGGGCGTTCTTCGGATGGGTTTACCTGCGATTCGTGCCGAGGCGAGGATTGGGATTCGCGACAACGGAAGGGTACTTCGGGATTCGAAACCGCTATATCAAGTGGAGGAGACGACGCGCGGCGAGGAAATTCGAAGTCTATATGCGCAAGCAGAACCAGCCAACGAACTATAACGAGTACTTCGACGAGTACGGAAACTATCGGGACCCGAACGCGAAGAAAAAAGATAACGGCGAGGGTCGTGGTCCGTGGGTCAACTAAACGGCAAACCGGCTAAGGGAGAACCGGCAAAAGGATCTTCAACCTGGAGATTACATCGGGGTTAGCGGTTGGTTACCAAAGTACATTGACCCGGCTTTTGGGGGGCCTTATGCTCGCAGATGGACGAGCATGGGGGAGTCTTTGAAGACGTTACAGGTTGGGGAGAAGCGCCGGAATAGTCGGGTTGCGGTAGGCTATCGTGCGGGAATCCGATGGTTTGGACAGATCGTCCAGGCGGAAGTGCTGAATGCGTCGCGGGCGGGGATTCGGATCACCACGAATTGCCGGCTGCGCCTGAACGGCTACGTCGATATTGCGGTACCTTACTGCAAAGAGGCGGAGAACCTGTGGCTGCCCGCGCGCGTGGCCTGGATGCGAGAGTCGGCTGACGGAAAGCACGAATACGGGCTGCAGCACTACAAACGCAAAGACCCTTCCGATTGAGTTTTAACTTCGTCCCACAACGAAGGTTCTTGGTGAGTTACAGGCAGGGCGGATTCCCTTACCGTCCTTTCCAGTCCTACTTCACTGGTTCATTTCACTACTGAAAGTCGGCGTAGACAAAGCCGTCGCGGCGGACGATTTCGCCCGGGGTTAGCGTGATAGCGTGCGTGAACATCGGACCGGCGTGGACGCAGGTGTGGAACTCGCCGCGCTCGCCGCAGGGATCGGCTTCTTTTGGGAGATCGCTTAGCAACGACGAGTCGAATTCGCGGGCGGCGAAGTCGGCGGAGAGTTGTTTTGTATCGACGCAGGTGAGGCGGGCACGCAGGCCGGCGGAGATCATGTCGCGGGCGAGAGTGTCGGTTGGGATTTTCCAGAGCGGAAAAAGCGGTTTGAGGCCGGTGGGGGCGAGTTGCTTTTCGCGATAGGCGCGGATGTCCTGAAGAAAGAGGTCGCCGAAAGCTATGGCGTCGACGCGCTCGGCCAGGGCGCGATTGCAGGCTTCGGTCATGCGCTGCTCGTAGATTTCGTTGGGGCAGGGCCATGGTAGCGGGACGATCCACAAGGGCAGTTGCGCGGCTTGGGCTTGGGCTTCGAGGATGGAGCGGCGGGTGCCGTGCATGGCTACGCGATCGAACTCGGAGTTGAGCGTGGTGAGCAGGCCGGCGATTTCGATGTCGGGTTGCTGGCGCAGGACGTGAAGCGTCCAGGCACTGTCTTTGCCGGTGGACCAGGAGAGAAGGACGCGAGTCATGGAGCTATGATAGCGGGGAGCACCATTTCATGGGACCGTGGATAATTATCCTTCTCGTGATCGTCACGATCACTCCGGGGACTGCGTCAGGGCAAGCGCCTCCCTCCGGCTGTCAATCATGCAAACCAGCGGTCATCGAACTGCATGGCACGATGGTCCGCAAGACATTTCCTGGACCGCCAAATTACGATGACATTCACAAAGGTGACCGCGCTGAAACGTACTGGTTGCTGAAGTTGGACTCGCCGGTCTGCGTGGACGAGGGCAAGGTAAGTCCGGACTTAAACCCTGCGCAGAAGGATATTCACACTGTGCAGTTGGTACTCGACGAAGATGGGTACAAGAAATATCGCAGATTAGTTGGGAAGCGTGTTGTAACAACAGGCTCACTCTTCGGGGAGATTACCGCGCACCATCACACACCAGTACTGCTGCAAGTCAAAAGTATCGAACCAGCAAAACGAGGTGTGCAAATGAGCACACCTCTTGTTTTCAGATCAATTCGCCTACTTCTTGGTTGCGCCGCCCACGGGGATCATGGCGTGTTCGTAGGGGGTGCCGGCCCACATCATGTAGGGCTTGTTGGGGTCGGGGTCCTTGTCGCGGGTGAAGGTGAAGGTTTTGGTGGCCGGACCGAAGACCATGATGTGCGGGCCGGTGACGATCCAGTGGTTGTCGGCGGTTTTGCCGGTAGCGTAGGGGTCGGTATTGCTGGCGCCCTTGTCGCCGGCGAGCATGTAGGAGATGCCGAGTTTGTCCGGCGGCGGCTGGTGGTTCAGCATGGCGTGGATGAATTCCATACTGTTGGCGTCGTTGCACATTCGGTCGGTACCGACAACCATGCAGGTGAATCCGTTCTTGCTCTCGCGCAGGGTGCGCATGGAGCCGTCGGCGTTCATTCGCATGATGCCGGCTTCCTTGGCGATGGCGGCGGGAGCTGCGGAGAGGGCTTGCGCGGTGTACTGGGCGTCGGAGATTTCAGCTTTGTGGGCGGTGGCGGGTTTCTTCGCAGAGCCTTTTGCGGTGGCTTTGGCGTTTTGTGCGAGAGATGCGGTTGCGAGTGCGAGTAGAGCGACAGTGAGGATCAGGGTGGCCCGTTGAAACATACATGCCTCCTGAGCGCCGAAGGTTCGTGTCGGGATCGGCGAATCGGGGAATTGTACAGGGAGGGGGGAATTGAATTCCAGTCGTCCCTGCGGGACTTTCGGGAGATATGCATATCGCTTTCCCAGCGCTGAAGCGCTGGGCTACATCCGAAATCAAAACACAAACTTCTCCGCTTGCTAGAGCGCGAGGCTGGACTTGGCGGCGCTCGACGCGAGCTAGTACCTCGCTATCGTACCCAGGCCAACCAGGCCCAGCCGACCGCAAGCGTGACCAGCGTTACGGGGATGCCGACGCGAGAGTAGTCCCAGAAGCCGATGTGGACTTCGTCGTGGGCGCGCTCGACGACGATGAGGTTGGCGACGGAACCAGTGATGGTGAGGTTTCCGGCGAGGGTGCTGGCCATGGCGAGAACGAGCCATCCGGTGTGCGGGTTAGAGAAGCCGGGGACGAGGGTTTTGAGGACCATGACGGCGGGAACGTTGCTGACGATGTTGGAGAGGATCGCGGTGGTGGCGGTGAAGATGCCGGCGTTCTGGAGATTGAAGCGGTTGGCGATCGAGAAAAGGTAGCGGGTGAGGCCGGCGTTTTCGGCGCCGCCGACGATGAGAAAGAGTCCGATGAAGAAGACGAGCAGGCCCCAATCGACCTCGTCGTAGACGAGGCGAGGGCTGCGGGTACGGGTGATGAGCATGATGGCGGCGCCGACGGCGGCCATCATGGCGGGCGGAACTCCGCCGATGAAGCCGATGAGCACGAGGGCGATGACGATGGCGGGTTTGCGGAGTTGCTGGGTTTCGATGTGGGGAGTGGCCGGCGAAGTGTCGGCGGGTTCTGTGGCGGCGAGTTGAGGAGCACAGAGCCAGCGGATGATGAGCCAGTCAAGCAGGAGTCCGATGAGCGCGACGGGACCGAGGTGGAAGAGGAACTGGCGGTAGGAGATTCCGGAGAAGGAGCCGATGAGCATGTTCTGCGGGTTCCCGGTGATGGTGGCGACGCTGCCGATATTCGCGGACGTTGCGACTGCGAGCAGGTAAGGCAGCGGCTTGAGTCCCATGCGGCGGGTGGCGAGCAGAACGAAGGGCACGAGGACGAGGCAGACGATGTCATTGACGAAAAACGCCGAGAGAATGCCGGTCATGAATATGACGGCGGGCAGCAGGTGTCGGGGCTGGAGATTGGCGATGACGTGCTCGGTGACCCACTCGAAGAATCCGGCGAGGTGGAGATAGCCGACGAGCAGCATCATGGAGAAGAGCAGGACGATGGTGCCGAAATCGATAAACCGGAATGCTTCGCCGGCGGGGACGATGCGAAAGGCGACCATCAGGACGGCACCGATAATGGCCATGCCAGGGCGGTCGATTTTGAGGCCGGGAAATTTGCCTAAAGCGAAGACGAGATAGCTGGCGAGAAAGATGAGATAGGCGGCGGTAATGCGCCAGTCGGGAACATGGGCGAGGGGAAGAGCGGTCAAGGTCATCGACAGGCTAGTGTATCGGATTGACGATTGACGATTTTCTCATTGACGCTTGGAAAGCAAATGTCGAAATAACGAATGACGGAGTGCCGAATTGAAGACCGAATGCAATTCGTCCTTTCGTTATTCGTCATTCAGCGAACTTGACGCAGCTTACGACGGAACGCCGGCGGAGTTTTCGTAAGTTGAGTAGAGTTCCTCGAGGCTTTCGTAGATTGTGGTGATGGTACAAACCTCGGGGAGGCGCATCCAGAATTTGTGGACGTCGGGATCCTGGGCTGCCTCGGCGCGGGTTTCGTCGGACGTCCAGATGCGCAGGTGCACGAGACGGTCCTTGGAGGAGTCGTCTTTCTTGGCTTCGCGGAAGAGGATGTCGCGGCTGTAGCCCTTCGCCTTCAACATGTCGTAGAACTCGTGTAGCAGGTCGAGACAGGCCTGTTCTTTGCCGGGGTGGGGTTCGAGCACTGCCAAGGCAAGAATCTGCTTGGACATGGTTCCTCCGAGGAAATCCGCCGGTTAAAAGGTATAGAGCAAAGGCTCGGGATGCAAGTAAAAGAGGGTTAAGAAGCAACAGAACAACGGAAGATCGGGTAAACCAAAGAACGGAGAGGCGCTATGATTTGCGGCGGACGACTCGGTGGAGGCGGATGAGGTTGGTAGAGCCGGAGCCGATGTGGGTTCCCGCGACGATGCCGACGATTTCGCCGGGAGCGACGACACCGGCCCGCAGCAGATGGCTATCGGCGAGTTCGACCATGGCCTCGACGGTACGCTTTTCCCGGGTCATGACCGGGCGCACACCCCAATAGAGGTTCAGGCGATTGCAGACAGGGGCGTCGTGGGCGAAGGCGAAGATGGGGGCGCGGGGGCGGTATTTGGAGATGAGGCGGGCGGTGGTGCCGGACTCGGTGTAAACGGCGATGGCGCGCATGTTGAGGTCTTCGGCAACGTGCGCGACCGACTCGCAGATGGCCTCGGCGATGGAGAGTTCGCGGCGCTCGCTGCGACGGCGCATCACGGGGTTCTGCAGGATATTGGCCTCAGTTTCAACGACGATGCGCGACATCATGCCGACGGCTTCGCACGGGTATTTGCCGCTGGCGGTCTCGCCGGAGAGCATGACGGCGTCAGTGCCGTCGAAGATGGCGTTGGCGACGTCGCTGGCTTCGGCGCGCGTGGGGCGCGGGTTTTCGATCATGGACTCGAGCATCTGGGTGGCGGTGATGACCGGTTTGCGCCAGAACTGGGCTCGGCGGATGACATGCTTCTGAATTATGGGAACTTTTTCCGGCGGCATCTCGACGCCGAGATCGCCGCGGGCAACCATGACGCCGTCGGCGACTTCCATG encodes:
- a CDS encoding 30S ribosomal protein S1, with protein sequence MDTAQEHAETPEQTEPAHAEAPQTASDGAPQPVAGTDSTHTQEPPSAGAPKREETKMTEDFATALETFEQEQTEAAQHEDRVIHGTVISVVPGKHLVVDIGTKSEGVVPIAEVTDHEGNVKFNPGDPIDVMTEKGHTEEGYVNLSFQKAQRIHAWDEIEKAYNEKSPIKVHVIDRIKGGLTVDILGARAFLPGSQVDVRPVRNLEGYKNQEMEVRVIKLNKKRGNIVVSRKAILDEEISAKRGQTLQHLEEGAVLTGTVKNLTDYGAFVDLGGIDGLLHITDMSWGRLTHPRDLVQVGDQIQVKVLKFDKDKQRVSLGFKQLTPDPWLDAAERYPIGAHVKGRVISVTDYGAFIELEQGIEGLVHVSEMTWSKRMKHPSKIVNVGDTVETVVLNVNPGERRISLGMKQLETNPWESLHEKFPVGSTVEGKVRNLTDFGAFIEIEDGIDGLVHVSNLSWTKRVKHPSEVLKKGDKVKAVVLAIEPDNRRLSLGVKQLQPDVWDTFFDQHRVGDVVHGKVLRLASFGAFVEIADGVEGLCHNSEATDANEQPVKLEPNQEFDFKIIKMNQAEKKVGLSLRAAGEEPTRQEVESYKHSSATPGTSTIGELIDWGRKDRE
- a CDS encoding carboxypeptidase-like regulatory domain-containing protein, with product MKRTLTLSLLALALAVAATMFAPAAQAQAGGKTVVGFVFNKADQPLSDAIVYLKNTKTLSVKTFIVGKDAAYRFTALSPNVDYELWAEFQGAKSDTKTVSSFDSRPQSHINLRVNTK
- a CDS encoding M28 family metallopeptidase, with the translated sequence MSASKIVAKFAVVMMLGSLMVAQEHADTKNKDTRLQKAADVGHRMKVDPQIVAAMKKVSAEKLKANNEKLVSFGTRQTLSVKLPTDSPRGIVKAADWIKSQFEEYSKACGGCLEVKTQTETQPVSSRIPEATPITNVYAMLKGTDPESAKRIFVVSGHYDSRDSETNDYEKDAPGANDDGSGTVLVLEAARVLSQYKFPATIIFLTVAGEEQGLYGSKNFAKMAKAESWDIEADLNNDIVGGDKSPGQDPMKVRVFSEGIPVAATPQEIRRIRALGEENDSISRQVARYVYEIGHAYSAGPGFHPVMEYRPDRYLRGGDQSSFNEEGFAAVRFTEWRENYNHQHQTPRTENGIEYGDWPKFVDFPYVAKVTRLEVATLMSLAEAPAPPANVKLLLRRLTNDTDLAWDPSPGGRVAYYEVVWRPTDEPNWTDSKNVGTATTATLPISKDNVVFGVRAVDAKGHKSLVVAPQPGR
- a CDS encoding rhomboid family intramembrane serine protease: MARRSSMSSMGFPPFTYMVKWLIAINCAVFLLMLLGSGLNFLSTGDVYFALGLVPKLIVHGWIWQLVTYSFIHAGLWHLLFNMLTLWMFGSQFEMDWGRKQFLEFYLFCVVGAALTSIFVGYGALAIYQGYQAPLIRSIAGLIVTPTIGASGGIFGILLAYGIIYGNREILLWFVLPVKAKYLVAAFIFIALVGALGETGGVANFAHLGGAFFGWVYLRFVPRRGLGFATTEGYFGIRNRYIKWRRRRAARKFEVYMRKQNQPTNYNEYFDEYGNYRDPNAKKKDNGEGRGPWVN
- a CDS encoding PilZ domain-containing protein — protein: MKTLQVGEKRRNSRVAVGYRAGIRWFGQIVQAEVLNASRAGIRITTNCRLRLNGYVDIAVPYCKEAENLWLPARVAWMRESADGKHEYGLQHYKRKDPSD
- a CDS encoding ATP-binding protein; protein product: MTRVLLSWSTGKDSAWTLHVLRQQPDIEIAGLLTTLNSEFDRVAMHGTRRSILEAQAQAAQLPLWIVPLPWPCPNEIYEQRMTEACNRALAERVDAIAFGDLFLQDIRAYREKQLAPTGLKPLFPLWKIPTDTLARDMISAGLRARLTCVDTKQLSADFAAREFDSSLLSDLPKEADPCGERGEFHTCVHAGPMFTHAITLTPGEIVRRDGFVYADFQ
- a CDS encoding anion transporter, with product MTLTALPLAHVPDWRITAAYLIFLASYLVFALGKFPGLKIDRPGMAIIGAVLMVAFRIVPAGEAFRFIDFGTIVLLFSMMLLVGYLHLAGFFEWVTEHVIANLQPRHLLPAVIFMTGILSAFFVNDIVCLVLVPFVLLATRRMGLKPLPYLLAVATSANIGSVATITGNPQNMLIGSFSGISYRQFLFHLGPVALIGLLLDWLIIRWLCAPQLAATEPADTSPATPHIETQQLRKPAIVIALVLIGFIGGVPPAMMAAVGAAIMLITRTRSPRLVYDEVDWGLLVFFIGLFLIVGGAENAGLTRYLFSIANRFNLQNAGIFTATTAILSNIVSNVPAVMVLKTLVPGFSNPHTGWLVLAMASTLAGNLTITGSVANLIVVERAHDEVHIGFWDYSRVGIPVTLVTLAVGWAWLAWVR